A region of the Apium graveolens cultivar Ventura chromosome 6, ASM990537v1, whole genome shotgun sequence genome:
agaaaTAATATTATGCATTCGATTATTTATGTTATATGCCCAGATAAATTGGTTCTTGATTTTAAATTTAACCATTAAATATTAATATGTAATGACAGAGAAAAATAAATCTTTACTCTGAGCAAAAAGGTTGATCAATTATTTACtcttaaaaatgaattttaaatattGTGCCCACAAAATCAGTACTCCCtctatttttaatattaatactTGACATGTTTGCACATACCTTGAGTTTGACCGCATTAATTAAATTACTTTTTACTTCTTTTTTTGTCAATAGATGTTTTAgtttaatatattaattttaaaagatttgaaaaaaataattataactaTATGATCAAAAATTCTAAACACGACAAAAGGTAGAAGGTCTAATATCACATATTACAGATCATACTAAAATTTGATTACCTCGTTTTCTTtgttttttttcaatttttttctaataatatatttattttctcaaaaAAATAAATCTCtgattttgatttttaatatttGACGCTTTAACTTTTAGTATGCATCTTTagattaattttttattttttgacTTTTGACATATATCTCTTCAGGTGCTTTGACcgtaaaactaaaattaaaattttttaaaCAGATGAAATATATTCTAAcaataaaataattataactaATAGAATAGAAAACATTTAGATTATTTATTAGTATATCTTTACCACAAATTTCCCAACATCGCCTTCACCACTAATTTAATCAAAATTCTCTATTTATATCTTGCATCTTTTACACCATATTAAACTGTAAAATAAACTATTGACTACCCCGAAGAGTTTCACACCAGCCTTCACGTCAATCTCAAAATGAGTTCCCAAGATCCAAGGACCCTAAAACTTCTTTGAGCTTGTTTGCAAGTAATAGAACCCTAAAGTTCTGTGGTCTCTGCTCTGTCCATACGCTCCTGTTAGAATGGTCTTCCATAAGTTCCTGTTATTTACACTTATTTTATTCTTCAAACTATTACTTGCAacaataaatttaattttttgttaGAAATTGTAAATCAAAATTACAGAagttttctttaaaaaaaatctAGAAGTTGATAATAATTATCATTCCAGAGACAAAACTAACTTACTTACAGAACTAAGAGACAAAATTAACTTACTTACAGAACTAAGAAAATTAAATTGTTGATCATATTACTAAGAGTAGGCAGCTAAATTAACTTGTCACAGCCGGTATGGCCATCTTCTTCTATGCGACCCCATCAGCATCAACTTTGTAGACTTGCCAGCCATTTCGATAGCAGATGCAGTGCCTTCTGCATTCTTTTCAACGAACTTGTCATAAATCTATCTTTAGACCTTCACATACCACTACCATTAGCATTCCTCTCATTGCACTAAAAATGAAACTCATTTTCATTCGGAGTAATTCACCTCACAAATTAATTTGCGGCAACTTCGCTTCAATAGCATTCCAAAGGAATAACACGGACATCTATAACATTGGGTGCTTTGATTAAATCTCTAGTTGATTTATCAAATTAAGTTCAGCTTCAAGCATGTCTTTAAGCGAATACACTTGAATTGGTAAAATTATTTGACACTAATCTTATTATTGTTAATTACAATATGAATCATACTGTAGAAGGATTTAATGGTAGAATTCATCTTATTATTATGTCTTTATAAATCAATAATATATGCTAGCGGGTTGAACCTAAACATTTTATTTAGAAAGTATTAGCTTGAAGAATAAAGGTTCTCAATATAATTGTAAGGTTCTTCAACTTTGTAGATAATTGATATTTTACTACTGTGGAAGGATTTAATGGTAGAATTCATCTCTCCCAAGGGACTGATTAATATACACATCATATGACAGTTAATTAGACCATTAATCATTTACAGCAGTGTAGAAGATTAATGAAgcatttatataaattttctgtAAAAAGTCTCATGAAACATTATTTTCTAGAGAGAGGCGTGAAGGATTTCATGTAACTCTACAATATATACACGATATTTGTCAAGTTTCGAAGGGAAAAATTTAACAGTAGACATAATCAGCTCATGAGTCAAGAGATTTAGACCTCTTAAAAATTTATGTGCCATTTTAGGAGCTCTTTGTATTAACATTGTTCAAGTTTTAATATCCTAGCCATCCAAAATCTATGACTCTGCTTATCAAGTATACAGAGAAACAATTGTAtaggataatgtagaaaaataTACAGAAAAATTATGAGAAAGAAAGAGTAACCTGCTTATCAAGTTGGGCTCGAAGAATAAGTCAACCCTTGCAAAAGGGCGCGAGGATATATGGTTTAAAACACCGGCCTAGTGTTTCGAGGAAACAAAAGTGCACAACTGCAAGTCTAGGATGACTTATGCCCTTATCACTTGAAGCAACTGCAGCTTGCACAATATCAAGTTGCACAATAAATACCCTAAGAACAACCGAGTGTGAGAAAGCCATGTCATAAACTTGACAAATGAGAATGATAAAACTATAATGTACTTTATTTTAACTGAAAGCCCATACGTGATAACTTGCAAATGAGGATAGTGCATGAACGTAGAAGAAGTATACATAAAATGGCGAGCAAACAACAGATGTATATGCCAGTCATTTGACAGCCATACATGTTATACATTAAAGTTCAAATAGATCCATAAAGGTTAAATAACAAAGAGGCAACTCTAAATGTCAATAGAATCCTATAATATGTATATCAACTTTTGATAAACTCAAGTTTGCATAAGCGGATCATTTTTTGTTAGCTTCACAAATACCAGCATTAATAAAGTTATATCCATATTGTTCTCGAAACTTTTTATGAACTTATTTGATACATAGTTAATTAACTTGATTTAAAGCCTACACTTGAACATGTGGCAAGATATTCATATTTAAAATACATCCTATCTAGAATGAAAAAGATATTGAAATTGCAACAAAAACCACTTTGAACAAAACTTGACCAATATAGACATGTAGCAAAGTTAGCTCAGTAATACAAATTCACTACGAATAATTATGAAAGCTTGCACTCGTCAAGCATGTACTAAAAGAAGAGTTAGTTTAGATATTTTTAAAAACACCTTTTAATAGCCATTCAAACAAAGATCCGTTACTCAAGATTACATAACAGAAATCTGAAATCCTCTTTTTCTTTTATAAAATAGATAAGTTATCTCGGCTTTTCTTACTAACAAATTTATAATACAAATCAAATGATAaaattcaataattaatcacacaTACAATGTTACTAATCCAATAAATAAGATCACACATACAATGTTACTAATCCAATAAGCTAGAATACATAATCATGAAAATTTATGTCTACGGACATAATTTTTGATTACCCACTCACATTCTTCCGATCTTTCTTCGTCATAATAATTGCTAAAACAATggcaaaaaaaaaaagaataaaatacATCAGTAAGATAGCGAGAAAAAGAAATATTTCAAATTATGACCATAATAGATTTCCAATTCTTTCACGTGGCTGTATAGCATCATAGTGTCCTGATTGTGCATCGCTTAAAAAACTTCACAGATAGATGATAATTAGAGATCAAAGAACATACATTAAGATTACATTTAACATTCAATCATATAATAAGATTATATCCAATATCGAATTGACATAAAGAAATTGaaataaaactgatttacctttGGATTGAAACCAGATTGATACTTGATGTAGCTGAAGAAGAAACGAAACTAAAAAATGAGAAAAAAATATAAGAGAAACTGAAATTGATTAAGCTGTAACGATTTCATTGGTTACCTACATGTTTATAATTATATAACTATATTGAAtcttgaaattttaaaaaaaaataataaaaattttgaTAAGAAGATTGTAGATTTAAACCTTAATTAAGAAGAAGACAGAGTGGGGCGAAGCCATCAAACTATTTTTCCTTGATCTTCTGTTTTTTCTCGGTAAAATATCGATAGATAAAGCAGTAGATTCAGtcaatattttagaaaaaatactGAATGCCTGATATAGTTTTTGAATTCCTAATGTATCAGTTGGAGGCAGTATTTCCATTTTGGCAGCTAAAAATTCTCAACAATCTTGATTTCAATTTTTATACTGAACAACACTTAATTACGCACTAATTAAGGATCGCACGTGAATGCTGCCTACGTGGCTTTTTTTGAACATTTTCCATCCTAACTAATTTTACATTCTTGTCCCTGGTTGCAAGAATTTAGCAAAATATTGAACTTATTAAGAAGGGTATAACAGATACATTACTGCAAAAAGTATTCGGGAattataatatatacatatataatattgTTTTTTCGAGGAAATATTTAATTCGAAATTACTAATTTACCCTTATACTTGAATAAATATGGAAAAATATTGTGGGAATGGAGAATTGAACCTATGacatctatactatactatattataatagccggaatagagataatttggttcaacggtttggttcaacggtttggttcaacgataattccctaattttgattattacaaaaatagataaatagtgctatatatctaataaactactaaatataatatacttatcctactaaactacgaatacaacttatcctattattaaaagatataaataatagtgttatatatctgctaaattactaaattgttaaactaatAGAAATAGTCTATGTATTCTACTAATTTACGAcaacatgttattctattatttttattataaatttataatcattatatatttatataaatattttaaaaatataatataatttgataaataaaaatttaaaatattaatggaaaCCCGTTTTATGCTAGTACTTATAACAAGCATATGACTTTAACCAGTTTAGTTAATGACTCATTTgtttatattttgattttaactAGTTTAGTTAGagactcatttttttatattttgatAACATTAACTATTGAGTTCAGACTGGATAATTAACTGATTACAATATAATAGTTTTATATTCACGTGTTACATCGggattataattattttttaaaattgatACATTAAATAAATTGTTTTTTTTAATTGATACATTAAATAAATAACTTCTTGTTTTCGTGGGAAAAATTATCGTTGGAATGGAGAATTGAACCCATAACACACTTATAACAAACATATGACTTCAACCAACTTAGTCAGAGGCTCATTTGATTATATTTTGATAACATCAACTATTGAGTTACATATCTTTTTCTTTATTTTGGGTGACTAAACCTATATAATTCAATATTTATACAGttaaaaattattctaagactTGGGTAATTAGATGATTACAATATAATAACTTTATACTCATGTGCAATAATGggattataattatttttttaattcataattcaaataaataatttcttgttgataatatattttcatattaacttgttgataatatcttatcgtataataataattttattaattatcgAGACTCCGGTAATTAACTTGCTACGAGATACTAACTTTATACTCGTGTAACAACTAAGGGTATAATCAATCCGAGTCGAGTCAAAAACTGTTAGGCTCGAACTCGATTAAAAATGTTCGGGTTCAAGAACGAACTCAAGTTCAACCGAACCTTAATTTTCAAACTCGAATCTCGGGTCATAATAAGTTCGATAGGCTCAATTTTTTTAGGAGAAACATATAATTCGAAATTACTATTTTGCGCTCGaacttgaataaatatgaaaaaatattgtTTACTTGTAGAATTGAACACGTGACACATATGTCCAAACACGTGCCTTCAATCAATTGAGGTAGAGGCTAATATTGATATagaataaaattattctaagactTGCGTAATTAGCTCACTATAATGTACTAATTTTATACTCATGTATAACAACgagattataattttttttatttataaacaAATTACAACCATTAAATAAATAACTTGTTGATATTATGTTACCATATTAACTTGTTGATAATATATTaccatataataataatttattaattatcgaGACTTGTGTAATTAACTCACTTCAAAATACTAACTTTATAGTTGTGTACAACAACTAAGGCTATAATTAAGCCGAGCCGAGTCGAAAACATTCAGGCTCGAACTCGATTAAAAATATTCGGGCTCGAGCACGAGCTCGTTTTCAACCGAATCTTAAATCAAGCTTGAAACTCGGGTCGTAAATAGTCCGGTCGCCTCAAGTTCGACTCGAAATCTTGAATCAATTTCACCAAATATTGACAAAAACTCAAAATATGATAGGTTATGTTTGAAATCGCTtctattaaatatataaaatataaatgaaatattaaatatatacataaaaatatatttatattaaaaaaaagtaTCGTCTCGATAAGACTCATGAGCCTTATGAGACGAATAATTTGAAGTTCGAGCTCGACCGTGTAAAATTTTTACTATTTTACCCCATATTTTGATAAATATGAtacaaaaatattatattatttttggTATCTTCAATTGAAAAAATCATTGAAACTTGATAAAAAACCATTATTTTCAGTGGTAAGAGTGCATTCTTAACTTTATATTCGTGACATAATATAAATTTAGGGATATTCGTCGTTACATTAGTCCTTCTAACATGAACCACTCaatctatactctttattaataagcgaaataatgtataatttggtgctaaaagtaCCAAAGTACCAAAATACCAAATTTGGTACTTACCTGATATAAGTAGACTTCTATTCTCAATaaactttgtttttaacacaAAACGACTTATATTCTTTGTTTTCTTTTTAGTTAGTGTTAATCCAATCGtaatttttatcgataattaagtaatattaaataaactatattgcaAAAgttaattataagataattatcaaagtatattaattaatattaaattatctaaagaacatatacttggttcataagatagagatacaattcgttttacaaaaataaaactaatatgttagatttctatatcaagtaaaacaatgcaaaaTTAGAATTATAGTGAAAATTTTCAAAACTGGTTTGATTctttttaaccacataactattttttacaagtaccaatttaatattaatattaatatattaattttaattcgttTTTTGCACgaattatgaataattctctacaaatattaatttgatatttttagTCTCGGGCCCGTGTGTCGCACGGGTTATCAACTATCTATATTAATAAGGAAATCATGTTTAGTTCCTAAATCTTGGTACTCACTAGAAAATTAtacaattatttttaaaatttatgtaataaaatctcaacCGACAAAAATTACCTTTTACTCTTTGTAAATTTATTTTCGttcaattttatttattgctGAACATCCAAGCGTcggtttactttaaaataattgtttagtaagttaacatgtcagatttatataagtaaataattaggtgcatgcataactagaactatatgttgaaattttaaattttagagttacacttaacttcgacttttttaactacatattttaatcgtatttatatattatatt
Encoded here:
- the LOC141667322 gene encoding uncharacterized protein LOC141667322, giving the protein MEILPPTDTLGIQKLYQAFSIFSKILTESTALSIDILPRKNRRSRKNSLMASPHSVFFLIKLHQVSIWFQSKAIIMTKKDRKNVSGVFIVQLDIVQAAVASSDKGISHPRLAVVHFCFLETLGRCFKPYILAPFCKG